In Pongo pygmaeus isolate AG05252 chromosome 19, NHGRI_mPonPyg2-v2.0_pri, whole genome shotgun sequence, the genomic stretch atcaaaacgtGGGCGCCCAAGAGTATGGAATCAGCAGGTGGGAGATggtagagggagagaggagagcaacTGTGGGTTTAGACGCTGCACCCTCCCCCAGGATGTGTGTTAAAACAggaacacagtggagtggagaacaAACTTACCTTGTCTGACACCCTCAGGTCTTTGTCCCAGGCCAGGAATTTTTGAACGACAGGATCCCCTGTGAAAAGAGAGCCTGTGTCAGGGTGAGAAGCGGAACAGGGTTGCTGTGGGAGCAACAGAGCAGAGAGGAGAACTGTGTCCCTCTGGGGGAAGTCTCAGGATTGTGGCCAAGGCTTAGGTGgatgggagaagagagaagaacttTCACTGGACAAGGAGGGAGGCTTCCGCTCTGAGATTCCCCTGAGGAGAGGCCGAAGGAGGCCTTTGGTGTCAGAGTCTACAGGATGAAGAGCTGTGAATAAGCCATGATGTCCTCCCATCAGACAGGAAGGGACCACTGCAGAAGTCATAACAGAATTCCCATCATTGCTTCCTGAGATAGTCACAGCTGGGTGTGCCCATGGCCTTGTTATCCCCCTCCACGGATGGAGACACTTAGGTTTAGAAAAGTCATCAAGAGACATAGAGTTTCAGAGGGTACAGCGGAAACCaagctttcttttatcttttattttattttatttattttatgacagGGTCTTTccctgtcaaccaggctggagtgcagtggtgcaatcatagctcattgcaacttcaaactcctgagttcaacagatcctcccgcctcagcctcccaaagcgtcaAGttctcaggcatgagccactgcacctggctagaaACCAAGCCTTCTTATTTCAAGTGCAGACCTTTATTAAGACTAGCCCAATCCTCTATCTCCTAAGCATCCTCCTCCCGCATGGAGCGCTCACCCCCCAGGAGGGCATATTCTTCTTACTGGGAAAGTGTGATTATTGAAAGATTCCACTTTTTTAAAAGGACAGGGTTGGAGGTGCTCTTTGGGGTATCCTCCTACCAAGCAGCCTGTTGAAGGCCTCGTGGTGCTCAGGGAGCACGGAGGATGCTCGCTTTCGCTTCAGCTTCATCTTGAGTCCACACAGCGTCTCCGCCACCCAGGTGTCCTCGGGCTCAGGGGCGCGCTCCAactccagctcctcctccagctcctcctcgGATTCGTCTgaccattccatcttccttttcaGGCCAAGGGAttgaggctgggggctgggatcTACCCAAGGGGCTGAGTGAAGAAACCAGGCCATGGTGTCATGTTTCTGCCATTGATCACCTTAGACGCCCCGACCCAGGAACCTCAAACTACTCTTCCATCCTCCCCAGCCTCGCAGACTGTCGGCTTCTCCGAGCCATGTTTCCACCTTTCTCCTTTGCTGATCCCCATCTGCCTCTCCCTTACCTCCCCATTCTTCCAGCTCTCTGTCCTCGAAACATttcctcatcacagagaagaacTTTCAATTGGAGAAAAACGGAAAGGTTCCCTTGagctctgtctcctctctctctctctctctctttttttttttttttttttttgagatggagtctgcctcttgttgcccagactggagtgcagtggcgcaatctcggttcactgcaacctccgcctccttggttcaaatgattctcctgcctcagcctcttgagtagctgggactacaggcatgcgccaccatgcccagctcatttttgtatttgtggtagagacagggtttcattatgttaaccaggatggtctcgatcttctgacctcctgatccgtccaccttggccttcctCTCTCATCTTTTGAGCGCATCTCCTGACCCCCTTCATTGCTCCTCACACTTTCTTTCCATGTGGCCATGCTTGGCCCCACTCCCTGCACCCTCCTTCCCCGATCCTTGGCTTCCTGagtccctcctttctttcccacACACCCTACTCAGGTGCTCCAGGTTCCCAGTAACtggcccccttccctctcctcagtCAATCATCTCCCATCGCTTCTCCCTCCAGTCACCTCACCTGATGGTCCTGGCACTTCATCATCCACCACCACCTCGGGGGACCGCACTGATGTGCTAGGCTGGGGGCTCTCCTCCTCAAACGGGGGGTGCGCTTGACCACTGGCCATAATCTCTCCCAAACGCTTTGTTTCTGTCCACAGAACCTAGTCCCTGTTCTGTCCAAAGCCTTCTTCCAGACTCCGTTAGGACCCAGAAGAGCGCGTTTCTCTTCTGGAGGCTTGGGAGAAGTTAGGAGTGAAGAGCAGTTCTGAGAAGTTGCTGTTGTCCACCTGAGCTCCCAAGCACCCAGAGTCCGGTCCTTCCAATCAGGAGAGTCGGAATCTCTGATGTCATCGGTCGTTCCAACCTGGCAACCAGTTTGAAGAAAAACACGTGTAACTGCCAGACTGATCTCTTTTCTTGGAGATCTGGGGTGAACGGTATCTCCTGGCAATGTCCCAACCTCTGAGCATTGTCCAAAAGCATCCTCAGGGTCTCTGCATTCCTCTTTTCCCTGTCCCAGCAGAGGTTGTGTCCTCTCCACTCTAAACTTGAGGGATGTTGGGCTCTCCTCCCCACTTCTCCTTCCCATTTCAGAGTCCAGTCtggtgagagagggaggaaggtggAAGGAAATTTAGGGTAAGCAGAATGATGAGACCTTCCAAGAGTGAGATTAACATATACAGGAGATCCCGGGTACGTTGACTTGTTAAATGGAGACGTTACGTCAAGGTACTCAATGTGGCAAAGCGTTTTTGCTGAATGTTTGCTGATATTCACTATCCTGGATCCTATACTAGGGGAACACGCATCCTTTGCTCTCAGGCATCTTTGAGTCCGAGAGACATTTTGAGTAATGAAAATCATAGGAGACTGTCCATGGGTTCGTCGTACAGATCTTCAATGGTGTCCAGAATTTCAGGGTATCCATGGATCACCTAAAGCCTTCCCCTCCAGTTCAGCTAAGGAACTCTGGTCTATATATCAACTATTACAACATATCTATTTCACTTGACCCCAAAATTTTCCtactatttatgtattttatgaataaaatatccTGTGTATAAAAAGACTAAGGGGAAAAATCTCAGCCAGGCCCAGGGGCTCCTGCTCATAATCTCactcctttgggaggccaaggcaggagcgtcacttgaggttaggagttcaagattcgtctgggcaacatagcaaaacctcatctctacgaaaTATAAACAAAGTAATCAGGaatcgtggcacacacctgtggtcccagtacttgggaggctgaggcaggaggattgcttcagcccaggtgtttgaggctgcagtgagctatgattgcaccactgcacaccagcctggaggacagagtgagactcagtctcaaaaatatttttttaagaacaaataaaaatagaagagctGGATACTATCTCAGATACCATCCAAAGAACCTGTGAGTTCTGGCACAGCTTCCTAATGGGCTCCTAGGAGTCTCTCGCTGATGGGAAAGGCACAACTGAATGAAGAGGCAGATCCCGTCGCTGTGGAAGTCCAACTGTTAGGAAACTCTGCTTACGTTGAGCGGACCTTCGCATTCACGATGCTTTCAACCATCAGAACTGGTTGGATCCTtttacaacaaaacagaaaatcatcTTTCTCTCCTATTTAATAGGCTTTCAAACATTAGAAGATCAATATTCTGTTGCCATTAACATTTCTCTTCTGTACCACGTAAAGTTCTGATTAATCACTCTTCAAGCCAGTTTTGCATATTCCTCTGTCTTCTAGGCACCTTCTGTAGACAGGCTACAATAAGGCAGCCATCTTAAATTATGTGAATACACTGTCCAAAAATGAGCTAAACAGTCCAGGTTTCATCTGATATGTtcagggaaaaacaaaactgtcacttctccccttctcttttccttcagtGATGCAGGTGAATACAACAATGGCTGTAGGTATGCACCAAAAATATCATTAGAGTGAAACAGAAGGgctttattggctgggcatggtggctcatgcctgtcatccctacactttgggaggcaaaggctggagaatcacttgaacccaggagttggagacgagTCTGAGTAAT encodes the following:
- the SPDYE4 gene encoding speedy protein E4, which gives rise to MASGQAHPPFEEESPQPSTSVRSPEVVVDDEVPGPSAPWVDPSPQPQSLGLKRKMEWSDESEEELEEELELERAPEPEDTWVAETLCGLKMKLKRKRASSVLPEHHEAFNRLLGDPVVQKFLAWDKDLRVSDKYLLAMVIAYFSRAGLFSWQYQRIHFFLALYLASDMEEDNQAPKQDIFSFLYGKNYSQRPLFHKLRYQLLCSMRWRTWVSPEEMEEIQAYDPEHWVWARERTLIS